One Dictyostelium discoideum AX4 chromosome 3 chromosome, whole genome shotgun sequence genomic region harbors:
- a CDS encoding cathepsin Z-like protein, with the protein MSTKSIVLFVLLAVAIVSGAHQSCVKRVNAPTSIIKSQLPSEYIDEDTLPTQYDWRNISGSSYITITRNQHLPQYCGSCWAHGTTSALGDRIKIGRKGTFPEVVLAPQVLLNCAGPDNTCDGGDPTEAYAYMAAKGITDETCAPYEAIDNECNAEGICKNCNFDLSNPTADCFAQPTYTTYFVEEHGQVNGSVAMMQEIFARGPIACGMEVTDAFESYTSGVFTSSVGSTGEINHEISIIGWGTENGVDYWIGRNSWGTYFGELGFFRIQRGIDLLSIESACDWAVPKNLE; encoded by the exons atgTCAACCAAAtctattgttttatttgttttattagcAGTTGCAATTGTCTCTGGTGCACATCAATCATGTGTTAAGAGAGTAAATGCACCAAcctcaattattaaatcacaACTCCCAAGTGAATATATCGATGAAGATACTTTACCAACTCAATATGA TTGGAGAAATATTTCAGGTTCATCATACATCACTATTACCCGTAATCAACAT TTACCACAAT ATTGCGGTAGTTGTTGGGCTCAT gGTACCACATCAGCTTTAGGTGATCGTATTAAAATCGGTCGTAAAGGTACTTTCCCAGAAGTTGTTCTTGCCCCACAAGTTTTATTAAACTGTGCTGGTCCAGATAATACCTGTG atggtGGTGATCCAACTGAAGCATACGCCTATATGGCCGCTAAAGGTATCACTGATGAAACTTGTGCTCCATATGAAgcaattgataatgaatgTAATGCTGAAGGTATTTGCAAAAACTGTAACTTTGATTTATCAAACCCAACTGCTGATTGTTTCGCTCAACCAACTTATACTACTTATTTCGTTGAAGAACACGGTCAAGTTAATGGCTCAGTTGCTATGATGCAAGAAATTTTCGCTCGTGGTCCAATTGCCTGTGGTATGGAAG ttaCTGATGCATTCGAATCATACACAAGTGGTGTTTTCACCTCATCAGTTGGTTCAACTGGTGAAATTAATCACGAAATCTCAATCATTGGTTGGGGTACTGAAAATGGTGTTGACTATTGGATTGGTCGTAACTCATGGGGTACATATTTTGGTGAATTAGGTTTCTTTAGAATTCAACGTGGTATTGAtcttttatcaattgaaagtGCTTGCGATTGGGCTGTTCCAAAGAACttagaataa
- a CDS encoding FAD dependent oxidoreductase domain-containing protein, with amino-acid sequence MNKNIKDMKIVICGGGMSGLGLARVLQLKGCKNVKVYERSTHKYSRLQGSSLDLHAKLGQKLIIAAGLQEQFAAFSRPDGECFSFCDKSGNINVRKPYLKIASKRPEIDRGDLRDILMDSLLPDTIEWDYHFKSLKQIENDQIELTFTNNDGTIVRDAVIADLVIGCDGVHSKVRKYVTLDQFKPEYMGITMIEGEITDAKNSCPEIYNLVNQGLMFVMEDGIVMLAQQKTDGNIVFSFAQKVEKDWINNQGFNLSVNSSSSDDDVKNYLKNKLIPSWSPIFHRLIDSSITPFKPRVLYRAPINQEWKSQSNITIIGDAAHSISPFAGLGCNIALYDSFELANILTKDIDCTTQKPLLEKIQIFEKSMLNRWRTAAKETMENENSVFLPNGIDALKKRIGGIYYYFNCILSVSKVVNYINYFTDLILLTK; translated from the coding sequence atgaataaaaatattaaagatatgaaaattgtaatttgTGGAGGCGGAATGAGTGGCTTGGGATTGGCAAGAGTACTTCAATTAAAAGGTTGTAAAAATGTTAAAGTTTATGAGAGATCAACTCATAAATATTCAAGATTACAAGGTTCGTCATTAGATTTACATGCAAAACTTggtcaaaaattaattatagcAGCAGGTTTACAAGAACAATTTGCAGCCTTTTCAAGACCAGATGGAGaatgtttttcattttgtgATAAAAGTGGAAATATTAATGTCAGAAAACCATATTTAAAGATTGCTAGTAAAAGACCAGAAATTGATAGAGGTGATTTACGTGATATCCTTATGGATTCATTGTTACCAGATACTATCGAATGGGATTATCATTTCAAATCATTGAAACAAATCGAAAATGATCAAATTGAATTAACATTTACAAATAACGATGGTACAATTGTTAGAGATGCCGTCATTGCAGATTTGGTTATTGGATGTGATGGTGTTCATTCAAAAGTTAGAAAATATGTTACTCTTGATCAATTTAAACCAGAATATATGGGAATTACAATGATTGAAGGTGAAATTACTGATGCAAAGAATTCATGTCctgaaatttataatttagtTAATCAAGGTTTAATGTTTGTTATGGAAGATGGAATTGTAATGTTAGCTCAACAAAAAACAGATGGAAATATTGTATTTAGTTTTGCtcaaaaagttgaaaaagatTGGATAAATAATCAaggttttaatttatcagttaattcatcatcatctgatgatgatgttaaaAACtacttaaaaaataaattaattccaTCATGGTCACCAATATTCCATagattaattgattcatcaaTAACACCATTCAAACCAAGAGTTTTATATCGTGCACCAATTAATCAAGAGTGGAAATCTCAATCAAATATTACAATAATCGGGGATGCAGCCCATTCAATTTCTCCATTTGCTGGATTAGGTTGTAACATTGCATTATATGATTCTTTTGAATTGGCAAATATTTTAACAAAAGATATCGATTGTACAACTCAAAAACCATTATTggaaaaaattcaaatcttTGAAAAAAGTATGTTAAATAGATGGAGAACTGCAGCAAAAGAAACAatggaaaatgaaaattctgTTTTCTTACCAAATGGTATAGAtgctttaaaaaaaagaattggtggaatttattattattttaattgtattttatCAGTAAGCAAAGTTGtgaattatattaattattttactgatttaattttattaactaaataa
- a CDS encoding amidohydrolase 2 family protein → MNMQDKINQLESFIKTLPIIDHHCHNVIDKQPNIELPLAFVLSEGDSINNPLFLNQLKSTLIFKRSIKDIYKFYYGKDFIEEQEENGEIDENIIEHEINMKRNEIGTDNIMRGVFTRSNIEAIILDDSLKFSINSVELPLKSNSWHSQFTKVYKVIRLETLLEKSLIDAKTNGMSFFVWKTYVEKLFRDTIDNPIDDIKVIGLKSIVAYRCGLGVENPSIQKVLEEFEKVINEIQINNSNNNNNNNNINNSSGNIITTINQTNYRIENKTMINFFIHIAMGVSSTLSKPMPIQIHTGFGDSDLSLELSNPLLLKPLIESYPNVPIVLLHCSYPFFREAGFLSWVYPNVYVDIGLAIPFLSISGMKNSIQSMLELAPIDKIIYSSDSHYIPELFYLGSIWARNIIFKVLSKSLKNNEITLKESKEFAFKIFKTNCLNLYKI, encoded by the exons ATGAATATGcaagataaaattaatcaattggaaagttttattaaaactttacCAATAATCGATCATCATTGTCATAATGTTATAGATAAACAACCAAATATTGAATTACCGTTAGCTTTTGTTTTATCAGAGGGtgattcaataaataatccattatttttaaatcaactaaaa agtacattgatatttaaaagaagtataaaagatatttataaattttattatggtAAAGATTTTATAGAAGAACAGGAAGAAAATGGAGAGattgatgaaaatataattgaaCATGAAATAAATATGAAAAGAAATGAAATTGGTACAGATAATATAATGAGAGGAGTTTTTACAAGATCAAATATTGAAGCAATAATTTTAGatgattcattaaaattCTCAATAAACTCTGTAGAGTTACCATTGAAATCAAATAGTTGGCATTCACAATTTACAAAGGTCTACAAAGTAATTAGATTGGAAACATTATTAGAGAAAAGTTTAATAGATGCAAAAACCAATGGTATGTCATTTTTTGTTTGGAAAACATACGTTGAAAAACTATTTAGAGATACAATTGATAATCcaattgatgatattaaagtaattggtttaaaaaGTATTGTTGCGTATAGATGTGGTTTAGGTGTTGAAAATCCATCAATTCAAAAAGTTTtagaagaatttgaaaaagtaattaatgaaattcaaattaataatagtaataataataataataataataatattaataatagtagtggtaataTTATAACAACAATCAATCAAACTAATTAtagaattgaaaataaaacaatgattaattttttcattcatATTGCAATGGGAGTTTCATCAACATTATCAAAACCAATGCCAATTCAAATTCATACTGGATTTGGTGATTCAGATTTATCATTAGAATTATCaaatccattattattgaaaccattaattgaatcatATCCAAATGTTccaattgtattattacatTGCTCTTATCCATTTTTTAGGGAAGCAGGATTTTTAAGTTGGGTTTATCCAAATGTATATGTTGATATTGGTTTAGCAATTCCTTTCCTCTCAATAAGTGGTATgaaaaattcaattcaatcaatgTTAGAATTAGctccaattgataaaatcatttatagTTCTGATAGTCATTATATACCTGAATTATTCTATCTCGGTTCAATTTGGGCAAGAAATATAATATTCAAAGTTCtttcaaaatctttaaaaaataatgaaataactttaaaagaatcaaaagaatttgcttttaaaatttttaaaacaaattgtttaaacttatataaaatataa
- a CDS encoding FYVE-type zinc finger-containing protein, with product MSTNNIIEGDEDTKTTITNESNTDNNNNNNDDNKNNTENTTSPTNNNNTNDNDNNSDNNNNKNNNNNNSQVTEEQQVTLEDSGSEDDINFEEHELSDSAEEDEDEMEDDDEDADGRQNQNPNSAGGKRRGRPSKVQQSTNTHLSQTTPESPTIFTPDGKVPKRISTSTNNTPNTQSALKTNKRPRLTSDEEKDLMLSEESDGGVGEDDDSIMSTNDKPQDENQSNQNQNNNNNNNNNTTTTTTTTNNSNNNNQNLNQNNNNNNNNNNINNNNNNNNSNNDNNNNNNRPARGRPKTNGSRSEERKRIQLQQYIQATQGSSTTTSDPNNQNNQINQINQNNQNNQNNQNNQNNSLGEEEFGEEFEEEEEDMGQPKKKTKYKTSKKSVPNHLDIRPCWFVGCVKADRSLKILRPCLIPTCKTHAIKSEVRISEALRRGDFVNDESSGVKDKVCGICGDKKDLHHCGNNGCAFGFCNDCVEIAAMKHNNHPNGNKWICWVCQFVRTKAKEKERTRWVKEQLNPGLTSISRKFRRGPELDMAQAQFLQQQQQQQTSPNEKRSSQFNSNNSNNNNNNNSNNNNNNSGFDPSGSPNNQQNQKRLRKKINASSDIYETRKYTKKRNDEDSAPPSPTSIIGNSVMVGSSGAAGGGIIKNTTVVVEQQGYSATPPSPNTLMVQQQQQLQQTHQQARLSQQQAQLQQLKALQQQHQHQQQNNGNFNNLIESVLSPNREPLNPIDNFVDQTFTAVKFFSTLSQNPPDEIKERIDNFVDLMMRIKTVRWASDYGLVWRMIEELSNLIKRNLLSSQSVVEMYSELKSLEEGALENMTTNARNVPLERAITMVFENHETAGLIGKECCSTRNALIYSIEVALRAIADYQHDLEDNLMEESLRSNKVSTEIEQIEHQIKANLDEIHKFKYQEVELLDSLSKVRGAIAAHESIRDTLQKKSSELKVDMLLIKNGISDKEKETKSQQATLENEIYALKLLITMVESIYWIHDYFYESRVGECEKLINNKLSQLQNKLETQIPHPPNALDNAIPNTTTTVMGEDGQPVIVPTTVDIKNKFKTIAIYHKICMQHKVPNFHLEKPDRIQVAVSCINEFASNPLVDIFDNPPEVDMRYVMAVHDANYIKKLETSLPPENSEFETHLESDKSGAMVTVASHKDFEGDDDNIYDTFVSHRSIKAALRASGSVCAAVDSVSRSGYTRAFCAIRPPGHHAGRYGRTSDAPSQGYCLINNVAIGAKYASLTAGYSRIAVVDFDVHHGNGTQEILSGDDNFLFISIHVCDEKRYFYPGTGQDVGDIDEVSGQFDGNILNIGLKRNTGSAVFLQQWMNKIIPRLEAYKPQLIFLSAGFDGHKDDPTNGLKLNEEDYFVITKMIKTVAFKYCKGRIISVLEGGYGIEKTNSLQRCVNSHLKALIEDTDEEIHLANISYGHFSETQETAIPKFNINNFISNPNKRGKKNNLNTINFINNNMNNINNNITNSLSNKQLERQKQLQQQQQQAQQAQQQQSPQQSQTIENTSITTTTTTTSTTTTLSTSDSESNNNINNNNNDYNNNNNNNSNNNNNNSNNNQPTNFNSSTSSPILSGNNNNNNNNNNNNNNNNINNNNNNNSNNNNNMNTSNPTNQQSSVIISDDMDDVQTNSNPPNPQYPLSPNSVNRGNNPSNISMSGAQRSAPLIISPKPSNSPNSPSTSNNNGTPQNINNSDN from the exons ATGTCAACCAATAACATAATAGAAGGTGATGAAGACACCAAAACCACCATAACAAACGAAAGCAATaccgataataataataataataatgatgacaacaaaaataataccGAAAATACAACCTCACCtaccaacaataataacaccaATGATAACGATAAcaatagtgataataataataataaaaacaacaacaacaacaactcaCAAGTTACAGAAGAACAACAAGTTACACTTGAAGATAGTGGATCAGAAGATGATATAAACTTTGAAGAACATGAATTATCTGATAGTGccgaagaagatgaagatgaaatggaagatgatgatgaggatgCTGATGGAagacaaaatcaaaatcctAATTCAGCTGGTGGTAAAAGAAGAGGT AGACCATCAAAAGTTCAACAATCAACAAATACACATTTATCACAAACTACACCAGAGTCACCAACTATATTTACACCGGATGGAAAAGTACCAAAACGTatttcaacatcaacaaataatacacCAAACACTCAATCAGCattaaaaaccaataaaagaCCAAGATTAACATCAGATGAAGAAAAAGATCTAATGTTATCTGAAGAAAgtgatggtggtgttggtgaagatgatgattcaATAATGTCTACAAATGATAAACCACAAGATGAAAAccaatcaaatcaaaatcaaaataataataacaataataacaataataccactactacaactaccaccactaacaatagtaataataataatcaaaatttaaatcaaaacaataataacaataataataataataatattaataataataataataataataatagtaataatgataataacaataataataataggcCAGCTAGAGGTAGACCAAAGACAAATGGATCAAGATCagaagaaagaaaaagaattcaattacaacaatatATTCAGGCTACTCAAggttcatcaacaacaacatcagatccaaataatcaaaataatcaaattaatcaaattaatcaaaataatcaaaataaccaaaataatcaaaataatcaaaataattctttGGGTGAAGAAGAATTTGgtgaagaatttgaagaagaagaagaagacaTGGGTcaaccaaaaaagaaaacaaaatataaaacaagTAAAAAAAGTGTACCAAATCATTTAGat atTAGACCATGTTGGTTTGTTGGATGTGTTAAAGCAGATAgatcattaaaaatattaagaCCATGTTTAATTCCAACATGTAAAACTCATGCAATAAAGAGTGAAGTGAGAATTTCAGAAGCATTAAGAAGAGGTGATTTCGTTAATGATGAATCGAGTGGAGTAAAAGATAAAGTTTGTGGCATTTGTGgtgataaaaaagatttacaTCATTGTGGTAACAATGGTTGTGCATTTGGTTTTTGTAATGATTGTGTTGAAATTGCAGCCATGAAACATAATAATCATccaaatggtaataaatgGATTTGTTGGGTTTGTCAATTCGTACGTACAAAagcaaaagaaaaagaaagaactCGTTGGGTTAAAGAACAATTAAATCCAGGTTTAACCTCAATTAGTAGAAAATTCCGTAGAGGTCCAGAACTTGATATGGCTCAAGCTCAatttttacaacaacaacaacaacaacaaacttcaccaaatgaaaaaagaTCATCacaatttaattcaaataattcaaataataataataataataattcaaataataataataataatagtggatTTGATCCATCAGGTTCAccaaataatcaacaaaatcaaaaaagattaagaaagaaaattaatGCATCATCAGATATTTATGAAACTAGAAAGTATACTAAAAAGAGAAATGATGAAGATAGtgcaccaccatcaccaacatcaatTATTGGTAATTCAGTGATGgttggtagtagtggtgctGCTGGTGGaggtattattaaaaatacaacGGTTGTGGTTGAACAACAGGGTTATTCAGcaacaccaccatcaccaaataCATTAATggtacaacaacaacaacaattacaacaaactCATCAACAAGCTCGtttatcacaacaacaagctcaacttcaacaattgaaagcattacaacaacaacatcaacatcaacaacaaaataatggtaattttaataatttaattgaatcagtTTTATCACCAAATAGAGAACCATTGAatccaattgataatttcGTTGATCAAACTTTTACAGCAGTTAAATTCTTTTCAACATTATCTCAAAATCCACcagatgaaattaaagaacgTATTGATAACtttgttgatttaatgatGAGAATAAAAACTGTACGTTGGGCATCAGATTATGGTTTAGTTTGGAGAATGATTgaagaattatcaaatttaataaagagaaatttattatcatcacaaTCAGTGGTTGAGATGTATTCAGAGTTGAAATCATTGGAAGAGGGTGCCCTTGAAAATATGACAACCAACGCTCGTAATGTACCATTGGAAAGAGCAATCACAATGGTATTTGAAAATCATGAAACTGCAGGTTTAATTGGTAAAGAATGTTGTTCAACCAGAAATGCTTTAATCTATTCAATTGAAGTTGCTTTACGTGCTATCGCCGATTATCAACATGATCTCGAGGATAATCTCATGGAGGAAAGTCTTAGAAGTAATAAAGTTAGCACAGAGATTGAACAAATTGAACATCAAATCAAAGCAAACTTGGATGAAAttcataaatttaaatatcaaGAGGTAGAGCTATTAGATTCATTAAGTAAAGTACGTGGTGCAATTGCAGCTCACGAATCAATTCGTGATACTCTTCAAAAGAAATCAAGTGAGCTAAAAGTCGATatgttattaattaaaaatggtatCTCTGACAAAGAAAAGGAGACAAAATCTCAACAAGCCACCCTAGAGAATGAGATTTACGCTCTCAAGTTATTGATTACAATGGTTGAATCAATCTATTGGATCCATGATTACTTTTATGAATCAAGAGTTGGTGAATGTGAAAAgttaatcaataataaacTATCACAACttcaaaataaattggaGACACAAATACCACATCCACCAAATGCTTTGGATAATGCAATTCCAAACACTACAACCACAGTAATGGGCGAGGATGGTCAACCTGTAATCGTTCCAACCACAGTTGatataaagaataaatttaaaaccattGCAATCTATCACAAGATTTGCATGCAACATAAAGTTCCAAACTTTCATTTGGAGAAACCTGATCGTATTCAAGTCGCTGTCAGTTGTATAAACGAGTTTGCAAGCAATCCATTGGTTGATATCTTTGACAATCCACCAGAGGTCGATATGCGTTATGTTATGGCCGTCCACGATGCAAACTATATTAAAAAGTTGGAAACTAGTTTACCACCAGAGAATTCAGAGTTTGAAACTCATTTGGAGAGTGATAAAAGTGGTGCTATGGTTACTGTTGCCTCTCATAAAGATTTCGagggtgatgatgataacaTTTACGATACCTTTGTTTCACATCGTTCCATTAAAGCCGCATTGAGAGCAAGTGGTTCAGTTTGTGCCGCCGTTGATTCAGTTAGTCGTTCTGGTTATACTCGTGCTTTTTGTGCCATTCGTCCACCTGGTCATCATGCTGGTCGTTATGGTAGAACAAGTGATGCGCCATCTCAAGGCTATTGTTTAATCAATAACGTTGCCATTGGTGCCAAGTATGCTTCATTGACCGCCGGTTATAGTAGAATTGCTGTGGTGGATTTCGATGTTCATCATGGTAATGGAACTCAAGAGATCCTAAGTGGTGATGACAATTTCCTCTTCATTTCAATTCATGTATGTGATGAAAAACGTTACTTTTATCCTGGTACCGGTCAAGATGTTGGTGATATCGATGAGGTGTCGGGTCAATTCGATGGtaacattttaaatattggcTTGAAACGTAATACAGGTTCCGCAGTTTTCCTTCAACAATGGATGAATAAAATCATTCCAAGACTTGAAGCTTACAAACCACAATTAATCTTCCTTTCAGCTGGTTTCGATGGCCATAAAGATGATCCAACCAATggtttgaaattaaatgaagAGGATTATTTCGTCATTactaaaatgattaaaactGTCGCTTTCAAATATTGTAAAGGTAGAATCATCTCTGTATTGGAAGGTGGTTATGGTATcgaaaaaacaaattcattACAACGTTGTGTTAATTCTCATCTTAAAGCACTCATCGAAGATACCGATGAGGAAATTCATCTTGCTAATATTTCCTATGGTCATTTCAGTGAAACTCAAGAAACTGCAATTCcaaaattcaatatcaataatttcatcagtaatccaaataaaagaggaaagaaaaataatttaaatacaattaactttattaataataatatgaataatattaataataatattacaaattctTTAAGtaataaacaattagaaagacaaaaacaacttcaacaacaacaacaacaagctcaacaagcacaacaacaacaatctccaCAACAATCTCAAACTATTGAAAATACCTCAataacaactacaactacaactactagtacaacaacaactttatCAACTAGTGATAGtgaatctaataataatattaataacaataataatgattataataataataacaataataatagtaataataataataataatagtaataacaatcaaccaacaaattttaattcttcaacatcttcaccaattttatcaggtaataataataataataataataataataataataataataataataatataaataataataataataataatagtaataataataataatatgaatacaTCAAACCCAACCAATCAACAAAGTTCTGTAATTATTTCTGATGACATGGATGATGTACAAACAAATTCTAATCCACCAAACCCACAATATCCACTCTCACCAAATTCTGTAAATAGAGGTAATAATCCAAGCAACATTAGTATGTCAGGTGCTCAACGTTCAGCCCCTTTAATCATTTCACCAAAACCCTCAAATTCTCCAAATTCACCATCAACTTCAAATAACAATGGAACTCctcaaaatattaataatagcgataactaa